One region of Wyeomyia smithii strain HCP4-BCI-WySm-NY-G18 chromosome 3, ASM2978416v1, whole genome shotgun sequence genomic DNA includes:
- the LOC129728597 gene encoding uncharacterized protein LOC129728597, which yields MLAKVPAGGVKTRKGCRTSKGDTKKVKRLLVRRNNIIGSAKLIREYDANFVFKRDSPQITIRIEKLDSLWDEFIEIQAEIECEHEISDELADERVEFETIYFELKGSLSNKLALVTNEFSPLPTSPTALPTQTFGVRLPEINIPEFKGDFDEWMNFNDLFNTLIYSNTQLSPIQKSQYLKAVLKGDALRLVQSLAVSSANYMTAWDLLKKRFDNKNYLIKQHLSALLSSHTLKRESSFALSDLADTFEKHLGLLNKLEDPQDHWNSFLVELLSSRNGNGKIIWMMNLDPPIMI from the coding sequence ATGTTGGCTAAAGTACCAGCCGGCGGAGTTAAAACTCGTAAAGGTTGCCGTACTAGTAAAGGGGATACAAAGAAGGTTAAGCGGCTTTTGGTGCGCCGCAATAACATTATTGGTTCGGCTAAATTGATAAGGGAGTATGACGCTAATTTCGTGTTTAAGCGAGACTCTCCGCAAATCACAATTCGCATTGAAAAGCTTGATTCACTTTGGGATGAATTTATTGAAATCCAAGCTGAAATCGAATGTGAACACGAGATCAGTGACGAGCTCGCTGATGAGCGTGTTGAGTTTGAAACAATATATTTCGAGCTAAAGGGATCCCTGTCGAATAAACTAGCATTAGTTACAAATGAGTTCTCCCCCCTACCAACCTCGCCTACTGCTCTACCTACTCAAACGTTCGGTGTCCGATTGCCAGAGATTAATATCCCAGAGTTCAAGGGCGACTTTGATGAATGGATGAACTTCAATGACTTGTTCAATACTCTCATATACAGTAACACTCAGTTGTCGCCAATACAAAAATCTCAATACTTGAAGGCTGTTTTGAAGGGAGATGCTCTTCGTTTGGTACAATCACTGGCTGTGAGCTCAGCCAATTATATGACTGCATGGGATTTGCTCAAAAAACGATTCGATAACAAAAATTATCTGATCAAACAACATCTATCTGCACTTCTCTCCTCTCACACTCTCAAAAGAGAGTCTTCATTTGCGCTTTCGGATTTGGCGGACACATTCGAAAAACACCTTGGCTTGTTAAACAAATTAGAAGACCCACAGGATCATTGGAACTCCTTTTTGGTTGAGCTATTGAGCAGtcggaatgggaatgggaaaaTCATTTGGATGATGAATCTCGACCCACCCATAATGATTTGA